TCGACTTTCGAACAAGGTGCTGACACCTGTCGCTGGCAGCGCGACACTGATGGACCACCGGACGTACTGAGCTGAGCAGCACTCATATGCTCAAGCCGCGGCAGCTCCAGAATTGGCATGGGAGCCGATCCTGCGCGGGAGGCTCACTTGCCGCTGGTGCTAGTTCTGTAGCTGTATCAACAACGGCTCGATGCCCTGAGTGCTCATCAGGTCCTGGGCGCGAGCCAGTTCGTTGCGGTCGTCATACGGCCCGACCTGGACTCGGTGCCAAGTGGCGCCGCCGGTGACTTCCACGTCGCTGATCTTGGCCAGCAGGCCAAAGCCTTTCAGACGGTCGGCCAGTTGGCGAGCATCATTCATCTGGCGGAAGGAAGCGGCCTGCAGCATGTAACGTCGGCTGTCGCTACTGTTGCTGGCAGTCTCCGGGGCGCGGTTGCTGTTGTTGGTGCTGGTGCTGGTGCTGGCATTGGCGGTGATCAGCGCGGCAATCGGGTCATTGTCGGAGATGCCTTCGTTCTCTTTCTCAGGCGGCTCAGCGGCTTCGGGACGTTGAGCCGCTTCGGGGCGCTGAGCCCTGGACGCCGGAACATCTGTGTCCGCAATCACCTCGGTATCAGGTAACAACGTATAGAACTCAAACGTCGGTGCTGGAGGTTCCTTGCTGTCGGCGGTGCCGCTGCCTTCAGTAGAACCGCTGTTCGGGGCAGAGGAACTGGGTTTGGGCAACACTGCTGCAATAGGAGAGTGTTCGTCCTGCCACGGAGCCGTGCCATTCTGGTGGTGAGCCAGCAGAAAGCCGGCAGCGACCCCCACGGCTGCCCACAACCAGCCAGGCAGTCCACGCCCCTGTGGGGAGGCTTTGGTGCGTTTGCGGCTGGTTGTGGCGCCGCGTTTGCTTGGTGGATTCTTGCGAGGGGCCATGGGTTACATTTCCTCCGGTGCACTCACGCCCAGCAGGTCCAGGCCGTTGCGCAGTACCTGACGGGCTGCCAGCCCCAATGCCAGACGAGCATTGCGCAGGGCGTCGTCTTCGACCATTACCTTGCAGGCGTTGTAGCAACTATGGAAGTCAGCTGCCAGGTCCTGGAGATACTGGGCGACCTGCTGGGGCTCGCGCGATCGGGCCGCATGCGAGACGACTTCCGGGTAGCGTGCCAGCCGGTTGAGCAGCAGTTTTTCCTGCTCGGCATCCAGCAGGCCGAGGTTGGCCATGGCCAGCTCGTTATCGAATGGCAGGTTTTCCGAATCGGCCTTGCGCAGCACGCTGCAAACTCGCGCATGGGCATACTGTACGTAGTAGACCGGGTTGTCGTTGGACTGCGAGCGAGCCAGGTCGATATCGAAGGTCAACTGCGAGTCGGCACGCCGTGCGGCGAGGAAATAACGAGTGGCATCTCGGCCCACCTCGTCGATCAGATCACGCAGCGTGACATAACTGCCCGCGCGCTTGGACAGTTTGACCTCGACGCCAGAACGCGTGACCAACACCATCTGGTGCAGTACATAGTCGGGCCAGCCCTGCGGAATGCCGGTGTCCAGTGCCTGCAAACCAGCGCGCACACGAGTCACGGTGGAGTGGTGATCGGCTCCCTGCTCGTTGACGACAGTGCCGAAGCCGCGCTGCCATTTGTCCAGGTGATAGGCCACATCCGGCAGAAAGTAGGTGTAGCTGCCGTCGCTCTTGCGCATCACCCGATCCTTGTCGTCGCCGAAATCGGTGGTGCGCAGCCACAGGGCGCCATCCTGCTCGTAGGTGTGACCGTTGTCGACCAGGCGCTGGGCGGTCTCCTCGACCTTGCCATCCTTGTACAGCGAGGATTCGAGGAAATAGACATCGAAGGAGACACCGAACGCACGCAAGTCGAGGTCCTGCTCGCGACGTAGCCAGGCAACAGCGAATTCACGAATCGCATCGAGGTTGTTGGCGTCAGTCGCCGCGGTGACATGACGGTCATCTGCGTGAACGGATTCGCCAGCCATGTACGCCTTCGCCACATCGGTGATGTAGTCGCCGCGATAGCCATCCTCGGGCCAGCTATCGTCCTCTGGACCGAAGCCCAGAGCTCGAGCCTGCACCGAGAGCGCCAGATTGTTGATCTGAGCGCCGGCATCGTTGTAGTAGAACTCGCGGGTCACCTCGTGACCAGTAGCCTCGAGCAGGCGGGATAGGCAGTCACCAACAGCAGCCCCACGACCATGACCGACGTGTAGAGGGCCAGTCGGGTTGGCGGAAACAAACTCCACCTGCACCTTGCGGCCCTGCCCAACAAGGCTGCGGCCGAAGGTATCGCCAGCTTCGAGTACCTGGCGAACCACCTGCGCGGCGGCATCGGTGGCGGCGAAGAAGTTGATGAAGCCGGGACCCGCGATGTCCACACGCGAAACGGCGGTATTTTCCGGCAGAGCGGCGACCAGCTTTTCGGCCAGTTGGCGCGGCGGCTGGCCGGCTGGTTTGGCCAGCATCAAGGCAATATTGGTAGCGTAATCGCCGTGGGTCTTGTCACGCGTCGGGTCGACCTTGATGACCGGGGTGATTTCGGCCGGCACAACCTGTTGCTGCTTGAGCTCGTCCAGCGCGGCTTCGAGCAGCGCAACAATAGTGTCTTTCATGAGAAATTCGTGTCCTGTGGCTCGGTGACGGGCAACCGACTGTCCTGAAAAACTGTTCCGAGAAAAAACAGTGCCCGTCGGCGGGCAGACCTGGCCGACCATTATCAGTGATTGCGGCCAGCCTTTAAAGGCCGAACGGTCCGACTCAACTCAGCGTCTGTGGGTCAATGTCCAGTGACCAGCGCACTCGACGTGCTTCTGGACAACGTTCCAGCCATGCGACCAGCCAGGCGCAGGCTTCGTGGAGCAGGCTGCGCTTCTGCGCCGACAGCATCAACTGCAGGTGGTAACGGTTCTGTCGTCGCTCCATAGGGGCAGGAACCGGGCCGAGGCAGTCCACAGCCAGCCCACTTTGCTGGAGGTGATCGCGCATGATGGTGGCAGACTGGCTGGCCATGGTGCTCAATTGAGCCTCATTGGGGCTTTCGAGACGTAATAGCGCCATATAGCGCCAGGGAGGCAGTGCGGCAATACGCCGCTCCTCAAGCAGTGTCGTGGCCAGAGCTTCGTATCCGCGTTCGGCCAGTAGGCGTAGGTTGGGGTCATCCGGATGCATGGTCTGCACCAGCACCCGTCCGGGGTGGGCAGCGCGACCCGCGCGCCCTGCGACCTGTTCGAGCAATTGGGCACTGTGCTCGAGGGCGCGGAAGTCACTGGCGTAAAGGCCTGCATCGGCGTTGACGACAACTACCAGCGTTACATGTGGCAGATGATGCCCCTTGGCCAGCATCTGGGTACCGACCAGCAGTGCTGGTTCGCCACGGCGGATCTCGGTAAGCATCCGGTCCATGGCATCTTTTGCTCGGGTACTGTCACGGTCGATGCGATATACCGGCACCTTGGGAAACAGCTCTCCGAGAGTTTCTTCGCTGCGCTCTGTGCCACTGCCCAGCGGACGCAGGTCGGCGCTGCCGCAGTCAGGACAGGCATCGGGAAGCGCACGCCGCCGATCGCAATGGTGGCAGGCGAGCATGGGTGGATGGCGATGCAGGGTCATGCGCGCATCGCAGTGATCGCACTCGGCCATCCATCCACAGGCGTGGCAGGCCAGTGTCGGGGCAAAACCACGACGATTGATGAACACCAGCACCTGATGACCGGCATCCAGCGTTGCACCAATGGCATCGATGACCGGTGGCACCAGGCCACCGCGCCGGATACGAGCCTTGGTATCGGTAAGTTCGAGTTTCGCCGGAGGGTGACGAGTCGCTCGCTGGCGCATGGTCAGGCGCCGATAATGGCCTCGTTGAGCGTGCAGCAGACTTTCCAGCGAGGGTGTGGCACTCCCCAGCACCAGCGGGATCTGGTGATGCCGGGCGCGCATTACAGCAAGATCACGCGCGTGATAGCGCAGACCGTCCTGCTGTTTGAAAGAGCCGTCATGTTCCTCGTCGACGATGATCACGCCGGGGCGGGCGAGTGGCGTGAAGATTGCCGAGCGAGTGCCGATAATGATCGAGGCACGACCGCTGGAGGCTGCTTGCCAGGCGTCCAGTCGTTCGTGATCGGTCAGGCCTGAGTGCAAGGCGACGACTGGCACACGAAAGCGTTGCACGAAACGGCCTAGTGTCTGTGGGGTCAAACCGATCTCGGGAATCAGTACCAGTGCCTGGCGGCCCTTTGCGACCACCGCTTCAATCAATTGCAGATAGACCTCGGTCTTGCCACTGCCGGTGACGCCTTGCAATAGACAGGGGTGAAAGCGCTCCAGGCCTTCGTGCAGCACCGCCAGAGCGGCACTTTGTTCAGCGTTGAGTGTCAGTGCGGGACTGGCCAACAGTCCTTTGCCCTCTGCCATGGTGTTCTGGGTAAGGGTTTCCTCTCGACACTGGACCAGTCGCTTGGCTTCAAGCGCGCGAAGCTGCTCTCGGGTAAAGGACTGAGCGAAGATTGCCTGACTGGTCAGTCCGCGCGGGTGCTGGCCCAGCATCTTGAGCAGGGCGGCCTGGCGCGGCGCACGGGTCAGTCGCTCATCGTGCTCGGTAGTGGTGTCAGTGGCATGCCAGCGCTCGCGGGTACGCGCCTCGAATGGGCGTCCCTGGCGCAGTAGCACCGGCATGGCATTGGCGAGCGTGTCGCCCAGAGCATGTTGATAGTAGCGTGCGGTAAAATGACACAGCCATAACCAGTCTGCTGGTAATGGAGCGTTATCGAGGCAGGCATCTATGGGTTTGAGTCGAGAAAATTCCAGTTCACTGTGATCGCGGCATTCGATGATCACGCCAACGACCTGGCGACGGCCAAAGCTGACTCGCACGCGCAGACCGGGAACCCAGCCGCAGGAGGGCGGTGCTCCGGCTGGGAAATAGTCGAACAGGCGGCGCAGCGGCGATGGAATGGCGATGCCCAGCACGCGCGGCGCGCGCGGGGGAGAGGAATTCTGCAATTGGCCTCCACAGCGAGTTCTGCTAGAATACCGGCCCGCTTCCTTAGCGGATGCGGTCAATACCGGCCGGCTGTGAGCGAGAACGCTCCAGTCTTTACCCCGTATGCGGTGCCTGGCATCGGATCAGGTGGCGGCATACAGCCAAGTGAGGTTCAAGATGAAACAAGGTATCCACCCGGATTACAAGAAGGTCGGCGCGACTTGCTCCTGCGGCGCTACTTTCGAGGTTGGTTCGACTTCCGGTCATGACCTGAGCCTGGACGTTTGCTCCCAGTGCCACCCGTTCTACACCGGTAAGCAGAAGCAAGCCACCACTGGTGGTCGCGTCGAGCGCTTCAACAAGCGTTTTGGTGCTGCCATCAAGCGTTGATCGCATCGCGTTCTCGCTCAACAAACCCGCCCTCAGAGGCGGGTTTGTTGTTTATGGCCCGTGCTGCACTGCACCAGTGCAGGGGATTGAGTCAACGGCTAAGCTGACCAGAATAAACGTAAAGCAATGTAAGTCTTTTGCAGTAATGTTGATGGGTTGATCGCTTCTCGGCAGCAAGTTGATTGATACGGGGCAGCCCGTTTCACGCTGAGTCGAGATACCATGAATAGTTTAGGTATTGTTTTTGTTGCGGTGCGACAAAATCTTGTCGGCACCTGCGTGGAAAATCGCTGAAATTGCGTGTATTCCACTGGAAGTCGTGTAGTGTTGAGAAATGGAAAATTTTTCTATAATCTCGATGCCACAATGTTTACTGCCTTTCTACAGGACACCCGGACACTGAGCATGACTGATGCCAAGAAGCAGGCCGCGCTGGATTATCACGCCTTTCCGATTCCCGGTAAGCTCTCGGTTGAGCTGACCAAACCCACGGCGACCGCCAGAGACCTGGCGCTGGCCTACAGCCCTGGAGTGGCTGAGCCGGTGCGCGAGATCGCAGCGGACCCAGAGAACGCCTATCGCTACACCGGCAAGGGAAATCTGGTTGCAGTGATTTCCGATGGCACGGCAATTCTCGGCCTGGGGAACCTGGGCCCCCTGGCGAGCAAGCCGGTCATGGAAGGCAAGGGCGTGCTGTTCAAGCGCTTTGCCGGAATCAACTCGGTGGACATCGAAGTCAATGCCGAGAGCCCTCAGGCCTTCATCGACACCGTGGCACGCATTGCGGATACCTGGGGGGGGATCAACCTCGAGGATATCAAGGCGCCCGAGTGTTTCGAGATCGAGCAGGCGCTGGTCGAGCGTTGCAATATTCCGGTCTTCCACGACGATCAGCACGGCACCGCCATCGTGACCGCCGCAGGTATGCTCAATGCTCTGGATATTGCCGGCAAGTCGCTGGAGGCGGCGCGTATCGTCTGCCTGGGGGCCGGTGCGGCAGCCATTGCCTGCATGAAACTGCTGGTGGCCTGTGGCGCTCGCCCCGAAAATCTGGTGATGCTGGATCGCAAGGGGGTCATTCACGCCGGGCGTGAGGACCTCAATCAGCACAAGGCAATGTTTGCTGTCGATACCGACAAGCGGACGCTGGATGATGCTATCGACGGTGCGGATGTGTTCGTCGGCCTGTCTGGCCCCGGGCTGATGACTGCGGACCACATCCGCAAGATGGCGCCGAATCCGGTGGTCTTTGCCTGCACCAACCCTGATCCGGAAATTCACCCGGATCTGGCTCGAGAGGTGCGGCCTGATGTGATCATGGCCACCGGTCGTTCCGACTACCCGAACCAGGTCAACAATGTTCTTGGTTTTCCGTTCATCTTCCGCGGAGCGCTTGATGTGCGGGCCACGCGTATCAACGAAGCGATGAAGGTTGCGGCGGTGCATGCTCTCAAGGATCTTGCCCGTGAACCAGTTCCCCAGGCCGTGCTGGATGCCTATGAGGCGGACGAGATGAGTTTTGGTCGCGAGTACATCATTCCCACTCCGGTGGATGTGCGTCTGTTGGAGCGTGTGACTTCGGCTGTTGCTCAGGCAGCAGTGGACTCGGGAGTCGCGCGTAAGCCGTATCCGTCACATTATCCGCTCAAGACCGTCGAGGATGTCTACGGTTGATCCTGATCGCGAACCCTCGCCAGGAAGCACAATCGCCCCGGTCAGATGACCGGGGCGATTGCGTTATGGCAGTGTTCAGTCTGAGGACTGCTCAAAAGGAATAGCGCAGCGAGGCCGAAGTGGTGCGGTCGGTCTCTGAGTCGACATCCTCGGGCGGGGCTGAGTTGTGCTTGATCTCGTGGGAAAGTCGCAGCGACATGTGCGCATTGATGCGTGTATCAAGAGCCGACAGCGACCGAGTGGTGGTATTGGCCTCGGTGCCTTCCACCGACAGTTCCTGCTCGAGGCTGGCGGACTCACTCAATTGGTAACCAGCCTCCAGGGCGCCATAGGCTACTGCCCACTGCTCGTCCTCTTCCCCTTCGATAGCATCGGCACGGTAACCCGGGCCGGCCTCCAGAGTCAGGTTGGCGGTCGGACTATCGATCAGTTGGCGGCCATAGCCGGTAATGGCGGTAAGCTGGTGGTCATAGCCGCTGAAACGATCCTTCTCCCAGCGACCGAAACCGAACAGGTAATTTGGACCATCGAGTTCGCGGCGCTCTCGCATGGAGCCCAGATACCGCTCTGCGCTGGTTTCATCATCCTCGCTGGCATGACGTATTTCCCCACGTAGGCTATGCATCCACAGGCCTGTAATCCACGATAGCTCACCCTTGCCCAGCAAGGTTTCGCTATTGGAGTTGCCCGATAGTTGGGTATAGCCAAGCTCCGCCTCTCCTTCGAACGGAGGCGCATCTTTCTCTGGGGCTTCTGGAGAATAAAAGGGAGTGGCGGCG
This Halomonas huangheensis DNA region includes the following protein-coding sequences:
- a CDS encoding DUF481 domain-containing protein, coding for MEFSRRQAATLALCIASIAPTHYAAATPFYSPEAPEKDAPPFEGEAELGYTQLSGNSNSETLLGKGELSWITGLWMHSLRGEIRHASEDDETSAERYLGSMRERRELDGPNYLFGFGRWEKDRFSGYDHQLTAITGYGRQLIDSPTANLTLEAGPGYRADAIEGEEDEQWAVAYGALEAGYQLSESASLEQELSVEGTEANTTTRSLSALDTRINAHMSLRLSHEIKHNSAPPEDVDSETDRTTSASLRYSF
- a CDS encoding malic enzyme-like NAD(P)-binding protein, which produces MTDAKKQAALDYHAFPIPGKLSVELTKPTATARDLALAYSPGVAEPVREIAADPENAYRYTGKGNLVAVISDGTAILGLGNLGPLASKPVMEGKGVLFKRFAGINSVDIEVNAESPQAFIDTVARIADTWGGINLEDIKAPECFEIEQALVERCNIPVFHDDQHGTAIVTAAGMLNALDIAGKSLEAARIVCLGAGAAAIACMKLLVACGARPENLVMLDRKGVIHAGREDLNQHKAMFAVDTDKRTLDDAIDGADVFVGLSGPGLMTADHIRKMAPNPVVFACTNPDPEIHPDLAREVRPDVIMATGRSDYPNQVNNVLGFPFIFRGALDVRATRINEAMKVAAVHALKDLAREPVPQAVLDAYEADEMSFGREYIIPTPVDVRLLERVTSAVAQAAVDSGVARKPYPSHYPLKTVEDVYG
- a CDS encoding SPOR domain-containing protein, translated to MAPRKNPPSKRGATTSRKRTKASPQGRGLPGWLWAAVGVAAGFLLAHHQNGTAPWQDEHSPIAAVLPKPSSSAPNSGSTEGSGTADSKEPPAPTFEFYTLLPDTEVIADTDVPASRAQRPEAAQRPEAAEPPEKENEGISDNDPIAALITANASTSTSTNNSNRAPETASNSSDSRRYMLQAASFRQMNDARQLADRLKGFGLLAKISDVEVTGGATWHRVQVGPYDDRNELARAQDLMSTQGIEPLLIQLQN
- a CDS encoding primosomal protein N'; the encoded protein is MQNSSPPRAPRVLGIAIPSPLRRLFDYFPAGAPPSCGWVPGLRVRVSFGRRQVVGVIIECRDHSELEFSRLKPIDACLDNAPLPADWLWLCHFTARYYQHALGDTLANAMPVLLRQGRPFEARTRERWHATDTTTEHDERLTRAPRQAALLKMLGQHPRGLTSQAIFAQSFTREQLRALEAKRLVQCREETLTQNTMAEGKGLLASPALTLNAEQSAALAVLHEGLERFHPCLLQGVTGSGKTEVYLQLIEAVVAKGRQALVLIPEIGLTPQTLGRFVQRFRVPVVALHSGLTDHERLDAWQAASSGRASIIIGTRSAIFTPLARPGVIIVDEEHDGSFKQQDGLRYHARDLAVMRARHHQIPLVLGSATPSLESLLHAQRGHYRRLTMRQRATRHPPAKLELTDTKARIRRGGLVPPVIDAIGATLDAGHQVLVFINRRGFAPTLACHACGWMAECDHCDARMTLHRHPPMLACHHCDRRRALPDACPDCGSADLRPLGSGTERSEETLGELFPKVPVYRIDRDSTRAKDAMDRMLTEIRRGEPALLVGTQMLAKGHHLPHVTLVVVVNADAGLYASDFRALEHSAQLLEQVAGRAGRAAHPGRVLVQTMHPDDPNLRLLAERGYEALATTLLEERRIAALPPWRYMALLRLESPNEAQLSTMASQSATIMRDHLQQSGLAVDCLGPVPAPMERRQNRYHLQLMLSAQKRSLLHEACAWLVAWLERCPEARRVRWSLDIDPQTLS
- the argS gene encoding arginine--tRNA ligase — translated: MKDTIVALLEAALDELKQQQVVPAEITPVIKVDPTRDKTHGDYATNIALMLAKPAGQPPRQLAEKLVAALPENTAVSRVDIAGPGFINFFAATDAAAQVVRQVLEAGDTFGRSLVGQGRKVQVEFVSANPTGPLHVGHGRGAAVGDCLSRLLEATGHEVTREFYYNDAGAQINNLALSVQARALGFGPEDDSWPEDGYRGDYITDVAKAYMAGESVHADDRHVTAATDANNLDAIREFAVAWLRREQDLDLRAFGVSFDVYFLESSLYKDGKVEETAQRLVDNGHTYEQDGALWLRTTDFGDDKDRVMRKSDGSYTYFLPDVAYHLDKWQRGFGTVVNEQGADHHSTVTRVRAGLQALDTGIPQGWPDYVLHQMVLVTRSGVEVKLSKRAGSYVTLRDLIDEVGRDATRYFLAARRADSQLTFDIDLARSQSNDNPVYYVQYAHARVCSVLRKADSENLPFDNELAMANLGLLDAEQEKLLLNRLARYPEVVSHAARSREPQQVAQYLQDLAADFHSCYNACKVMVEDDALRNARLALGLAARQVLRNGLDLLGVSAPEEM
- the rpmE gene encoding 50S ribosomal protein L31 — protein: MKQGIHPDYKKVGATCSCGATFEVGSTSGHDLSLDVCSQCHPFYTGKQKQATTGGRVERFNKRFGAAIKR